In Myxococcus stipitatus, a single window of DNA contains:
- a CDS encoding glycosyltransferase family 87 protein, protein MTSKWARWLWWLVLAVLLVAAVAVGQHPRRGVDFRVYLTAAERFLEGTDLYRVSDGTMPFKYAPITAPLFLPFTVLPARLAVALWNVGSILALVAVARLTRREQHGPGEASSWDWGPPLATIALLPAFTFELFYGQVDVVMLLLVVVAALGAERGQVWRPGAAFAIAFLLKPPAALVGLFFLWRRHWRVIGATAAFGLLLSLPTLARYGWDGTLTQLHLWSETLARTTPPWVLAGNAQGLPSLLLSLFYPSDVTPPSSAITLAQAAAIALFLVAVVWARPGPADLLAVCCLGVTLLSPLAWRANFVLAWPLARAMTEGRYRPNLALVGMIAVVGALVSDTGLGEWSRSVLLARPFTLAYGALLIAALWQVKRAGAPRAVTPGGVLARLPRALRGMRAS, encoded by the coding sequence ATGACCTCGAAGTGGGCGCGGTGGCTGTGGTGGCTGGTGCTGGCCGTGCTGCTGGTGGCCGCCGTCGCGGTGGGCCAGCACCCGCGCCGGGGCGTGGACTTCCGCGTCTACCTCACCGCCGCCGAGCGCTTCCTCGAGGGCACCGACCTCTACCGCGTGTCCGACGGCACCATGCCGTTCAAGTACGCGCCCATCACCGCGCCCCTCTTCCTCCCCTTCACCGTGCTGCCCGCGCGGCTGGCGGTGGCGCTGTGGAACGTGGGCTCCATCCTGGCGCTCGTCGCCGTGGCGCGCCTCACGCGCCGCGAGCAGCACGGCCCCGGCGAGGCCAGCTCGTGGGACTGGGGCCCTCCCCTCGCCACCATCGCGCTGCTCCCCGCCTTCACCTTCGAGCTGTTCTACGGCCAGGTCGACGTCGTCATGCTGCTGCTCGTCGTCGTCGCGGCGCTCGGCGCGGAGCGGGGGCAGGTGTGGCGCCCCGGCGCCGCGTTCGCCATCGCGTTCCTCCTCAAGCCCCCCGCGGCGCTCGTCGGCCTCTTCTTCCTGTGGCGCCGCCACTGGCGCGTCATCGGCGCCACCGCCGCCTTCGGCCTGCTGCTCTCCCTGCCGACACTCGCCCGTTATGGATGGGACGGCACGCTCACCCAGCTCCACCTGTGGAGCGAGACGCTCGCCCGCACCACCCCACCCTGGGTGCTGGCCGGCAACGCGCAGGGCCTGCCCTCGCTGCTGCTGTCGCTCTTCTACCCGAGCGACGTCACGCCCCCGTCCTCCGCCATCACCCTGGCGCAGGCCGCCGCCATCGCCCTGTTCCTGGTCGCGGTGGTGTGGGCGCGCCCCGGCCCCGCGGACCTGCTCGCGGTCTGTTGCCTGGGCGTGACGCTCCTGTCACCGCTGGCCTGGCGCGCCAACTTCGTGCTCGCGTGGCCGCTGGCGCGAGCCATGACGGAGGGGCGCTACCGCCCCAACCTCGCGCTGGTGGGGATGATCGCCGTCGTGGGCGCGCTCGTGTCCGACACGGGCCTGGGCGAATGGTCCCGGAGCGTGCTGCTCGCGCGGCCCTTCACGCTCGCCTACGGCGCGTTGCTGATCGCCGCGCTGTGGCAGGTGAAGCGCGCGGGCGCGCCCCGCGCCGTGACACCGGGTGGAGTGCTCGCTCGCCTGCCGCGCGCCCTGCGTGGCATGCGCGCTTCGTGA
- a CDS encoding dihydrolipoyl dehydrogenase family protein yields MAEGFDVVVLGGGPSGENAAARAAATGLSVALVEHELLGGECSYWACVPSKALLRPGEAVWLAQHSPGAREAVKGPLVASAVLEHRDAMVGYYNDESQAKWAEGAKLTVVRGHGKLAGPRKVRVEAKDGGVRELEARRAVVLATGSRPRVPDIPGLKEAKPWDNREGTGAKQVPRRLLVLGGGVVAVELAQAWRALGAEVTLVERGKALLGRFEPFVGEQVARALRDAGVKVMLEARISHVSRPGGTGEATVTLESGEALRGDALLVAMGRVPRTDALGLETVGLKPGAVVEVDDQLRAKGVEGDWLYACGDVNGRNMLTHMGKYQARLVGDVIAGKQVRAWADTKATPQVIFTHPQVASVGLTEERARKAGLPVRTVQYELGKVTGTSLLGRDLTGTAKLVVDEKRRVVVGATFTGPEVGEMLHAATIAVAGEVSLDTLWHAVPSFPTMSEVWLRLLEAYGL; encoded by the coding sequence ATGGCGGAAGGCTTCGATGTGGTGGTGCTGGGTGGAGGCCCCTCGGGGGAGAACGCGGCGGCGAGGGCCGCGGCGACCGGACTGTCCGTCGCGCTCGTGGAGCACGAGCTGCTCGGCGGCGAGTGCTCCTACTGGGCCTGCGTCCCGAGCAAGGCGCTGCTGCGGCCGGGCGAGGCCGTGTGGCTGGCGCAGCACTCGCCCGGCGCGCGCGAGGCCGTCAAGGGCCCGCTCGTCGCCAGCGCGGTGTTGGAGCACCGCGACGCCATGGTCGGCTACTACAACGACGAATCGCAGGCGAAGTGGGCCGAGGGCGCGAAGCTCACGGTGGTGCGCGGCCACGGCAAGCTCGCCGGCCCGCGCAAGGTGCGCGTCGAGGCGAAGGACGGCGGCGTGCGCGAACTGGAAGCGCGCCGCGCGGTGGTGCTCGCCACCGGCAGCCGCCCCCGCGTCCCGGACATCCCGGGGCTGAAGGAGGCGAAGCCCTGGGACAACCGCGAGGGCACCGGCGCGAAGCAGGTGCCGCGGCGCCTGCTGGTGCTCGGCGGCGGCGTGGTGGCCGTGGAGCTGGCACAGGCCTGGCGCGCGCTGGGCGCGGAGGTGACGCTGGTGGAGCGCGGCAAGGCGCTGCTGGGGCGCTTCGAGCCCTTCGTCGGCGAGCAGGTGGCGCGGGCGCTGCGCGACGCGGGCGTGAAGGTGATGCTCGAGGCCCGGATCTCGCACGTGAGCCGTCCCGGGGGGACGGGCGAGGCGACGGTGACGCTCGAGAGCGGCGAGGCGCTGCGCGGGGACGCGCTCCTGGTGGCCATGGGGCGCGTGCCTCGCACGGACGCGCTCGGGCTGGAGACAGTGGGGCTGAAGCCTGGAGCGGTGGTCGAGGTGGACGACCAGCTGCGCGCGAAGGGCGTGGAGGGGGACTGGCTCTACGCGTGCGGCGACGTCAACGGCCGCAACATGCTCACGCACATGGGCAAGTACCAGGCGCGGCTGGTGGGCGACGTCATCGCGGGCAAGCAGGTGCGCGCCTGGGCGGACACGAAGGCGACACCGCAGGTCATCTTCACCCATCCCCAGGTGGCGAGCGTGGGGCTGACGGAGGAGCGGGCGCGCAAGGCGGGGCTGCCCGTCCGCACGGTGCAATACGAATTGGGCAAGGTGACCGGGACGTCGCTGCTGGGCCGGGACTTGACGGGCACCGCGAAGCTCGTCGTGGACGAGAAGCGCCGCGTCGTCGTGGGCGCCACCTTCACCGGCCCCGAGGTGGGCGAGATGCTGCACGCGGCCACCATCGCCGTCGCGGGCGAGGTGTCGCTCGATACGCTCTGGCACGCGGTCCCGTCGTTCCCGACGATGAGCGAGGTGTGGCTACGGCTGCTGGAGGCCTACGGACTTTGA
- a CDS encoding ribosome-binding factor A — protein sequence MSSSRNRRSRASRRRDVATSSFSLSPSDSLNARHLRVQSSLSQEVARLFRSELADPRLEGVSPVSFELTPDGRLARIGYTLTPEAQAAGPRVAQQALERASGYLRSRLAELLDLKRVPGLKFIFIGVAEPSLEPPRDAFGPGADEDPEGGGR from the coding sequence ATGTCTTCTTCCAGGAATCGTCGTTCCCGCGCGTCGCGTCGCCGCGATGTCGCCACGTCGTCGTTCTCGCTGTCCCCTTCCGACTCCCTCAACGCGCGTCACCTGCGCGTGCAGTCCTCTCTTTCCCAGGAGGTCGCCCGGCTCTTCCGGAGCGAGCTGGCGGACCCTCGCCTCGAGGGCGTCTCGCCCGTGTCGTTCGAGCTGACGCCGGATGGCCGCCTGGCGCGTATCGGCTACACCCTCACGCCGGAGGCCCAGGCCGCTGGACCGCGCGTGGCGCAACAGGCCCTGGAGCGGGCGAGCGGCTACCTGCGCTCGCGCCTGGCCGAGCTCCTCGACCTCAAGCGGGTGCCAGGATTGAAGTTCATCTTCATCGGCGTGGCGGAGCCCTCGCTCGAGCCTCCTCGCGACGCGTTCGGACCCGGAGCGGACGAGGACCCGGAAGGCGGTGGGCGATGA
- a CDS encoding RtcB family protein — MSPRRLEPEAGAVPILVWTRTLPPGAEKQLRHIAAQPYVVEHVAAMPDLHVAEGLAVGTVFATEHHVVPGALGGDLGCGVSAHRFPFPAASLGRDVLARLLTRLAQEVPVGDAVHRGRGLSLPPELESPGLSTQKLARAWERLAPRHLGTLGGGNHFLELDRDAGGDLWLLLHTGSRGVGAAIADHHLRVARASGEGSLPGLDVRTPEGAACLADVALACRFARANRDALAARAVALVAEELGVAPDVAATVDVHHNHVARETHFGRPLWIHRKGAVGLAAGERGLVPGSMGTASYVVEGLAEPRAFRSCSHGAGRVLSRREARERIRPQALAHALRRVVFDAGRAAALVEEAPAAYRDIAEVLEDEADLVTPRLRLTPLAVLKG; from the coding sequence ATGAGCCCGCGCCGGCTCGAACCGGAGGCGGGCGCGGTCCCCATCCTCGTCTGGACGCGGACGTTGCCACCGGGCGCGGAGAAGCAGCTGCGTCACATCGCCGCCCAGCCGTATGTCGTCGAGCACGTGGCCGCCATGCCGGACCTGCACGTCGCCGAGGGCCTCGCCGTGGGCACCGTCTTCGCCACCGAGCACCACGTCGTGCCCGGCGCGCTCGGTGGGGACCTGGGCTGCGGCGTGAGCGCGCACCGCTTCCCGTTCCCCGCCGCGTCGCTCGGGCGGGACGTCCTGGCGCGGCTGCTCACGCGGCTGGCCCAGGAGGTGCCCGTGGGCGACGCCGTGCACCGGGGGCGGGGGCTCTCGCTCCCGCCGGAGCTGGAGTCGCCCGGGTTGTCCACCCAGAAGCTCGCGCGCGCGTGGGAGCGGCTGGCGCCGCGTCACCTGGGCACGCTCGGGGGCGGCAACCACTTCCTGGAGCTGGACCGGGACGCGGGCGGCGACCTCTGGCTGCTCTTGCACACAGGCTCGCGCGGCGTGGGCGCGGCCATCGCCGACCACCACCTCCGCGTGGCCCGGGCGTCGGGGGAGGGGAGTCTGCCAGGGCTGGACGTGCGCACACCGGAGGGCGCCGCGTGCCTGGCGGACGTGGCGCTCGCCTGCCGCTTCGCCCGGGCCAACCGCGACGCGCTGGCGGCTCGCGCGGTGGCCCTCGTCGCGGAGGAACTCGGCGTGGCGCCGGACGTCGCCGCCACGGTGGACGTCCACCACAACCACGTCGCGCGCGAGACGCACTTCGGCCGTCCGCTGTGGATCCACCGCAAGGGCGCGGTGGGCCTCGCGGCGGGCGAGCGGGGCCTCGTCCCCGGCTCCATGGGCACCGCCTCCTACGTGGTGGAGGGGCTCGCGGAGCCGCGCGCGTTCCGCTCCTGCTCGCACGGCGCGGGACGCGTCCTCTCCCGCCGCGAGGCACGGGAGCGCATCCGCCCGCAGGCGCTGGCCCATGCGCTGCGTCGTGTGGTGTTCGACGCCGGGCGCGCGGCCGCCCTGGTGGAGGAGGCCCCCGCCGCCTATCGCGACATCGCGGAGGTGCTGGAGGACGAGGCGGACCTCGTCACCCCCCGCCTGCGGCTGACCCCGCTCGCCGTCCTCAAGGGCTGA
- a CDS encoding non-proteolytic archaemetzincin-like protein — protein MPQKTLLLVSVGSPTASLLKDLQDPVAAHMGTASVLAKAALPTPAYAFNKDRSQYHCNAIMRRLTPMMEAGQHLVLGLTDVDLFVPDSPFVFGEADRESRTAVVSVFRLRQGADGEHLRRRVQVEVVHQTGHLLGLSYCEDPRCVMFFAQSPQDCDRKQLTLCNQCRNELHKLNR, from the coding sequence ATGCCGCAGAAGACGCTCCTGCTGGTCTCCGTGGGTAGCCCGACGGCCTCCCTGTTGAAGGACCTGCAGGACCCGGTGGCTGCGCACATGGGCACCGCCTCGGTGCTGGCGAAGGCCGCGCTCCCGACGCCGGCCTACGCCTTCAACAAGGACCGCTCCCAGTACCACTGCAACGCCATCATGCGGCGGCTGACGCCGATGATGGAGGCGGGGCAGCACCTGGTGCTGGGCCTCACCGACGTGGACCTCTTCGTGCCGGACTCGCCCTTCGTCTTCGGCGAGGCGGACCGCGAGTCGCGCACGGCGGTGGTGAGCGTCTTCCGGCTGCGGCAGGGCGCGGACGGCGAGCACCTGCGGCGGCGCGTCCAGGTGGAGGTGGTCCACCAGACGGGGCACCTGCTGGGGTTGTCCTACTGCGAGGACCCCCGCTGCGTGATGTTCTTCGCGCAGTCGCCGCAGGACTGCGACCGCAAGCAGCTGACGCTCTGCAACCAGTGCCGCAACGAGCTGCACAAGCTCAACCGCTGA
- a CDS encoding ankyrin repeat domain-containing protein produces the protein MSLFDAVLAGDRESLESQLAEGADPNPFDDENRTPLMLAARQGRADLVRLLLKAGADPQLTDAIGESGFIMAAAHGHAEVCQVLLPHASEDERDLAGTLLAGVGLTDLRPDAATPPEGFRRKLASAGAYVAGKLGDDGPTKRLERMLRSEKQRKP, from the coding sequence ATGTCCCTCTTCGATGCCGTGCTCGCGGGTGACCGCGAGTCCCTGGAGTCCCAGCTCGCGGAGGGCGCGGACCCCAACCCCTTCGACGACGAGAACCGCACGCCGCTGATGCTGGCGGCGCGTCAGGGCCGCGCGGACCTGGTGCGGCTGTTGTTGAAGGCGGGCGCGGACCCTCAGCTGACCGACGCCATCGGCGAGTCGGGCTTCATCATGGCCGCCGCGCACGGCCACGCGGAGGTGTGCCAGGTGCTCCTGCCGCACGCCTCCGAGGACGAGCGCGACCTCGCGGGCACGCTGCTGGCGGGCGTGGGCCTGACGGACCTGCGGCCCGACGCGGCGACGCCCCCCGAGGGCTTCCGCCGCAAGCTCGCCTCGGCGGGCGCGTACGTGGCGGGCAAGCTCGGCGACGACGGCCCGACGAAGCGGCTGGAGCGCATGCTGCGCTCGGAGAAGCAGCGCAAGCCCTGA
- a CDS encoding (Fe-S)-binding protein, with protein MSPIITGLLLAIAIPIFVMTMSGRVGVLLAMKKENRLDHIPLRAMRLLRFGLGQKRMVDPEEFTPGLMHVLIFAAFLVLQVRTIMMFAMGFSTGALELFTDLSHPFWLDQPALAGLYRVYLLIKDVVAALAVVACGYYVWTRWKVKPDRMTQSWEAYLILGFISGLMISEFMFGGSHMVAAQAAAQVPVAGTQVPAAPSALVWWEPFTSLVGMAMMPLGATAAHVLGTAGFWIHLTIVLAFLNFLPIGKHFHIITGLPNVFFQRTHSTGKLPTPNLEKEEFGAATVRDLTWKQGLDLYSCTECGRCQTHCPTYITGKPLTHKGVNQDLKHWIWDHEHWVEEGYGPNHVKEALPEIVGTALKSETVWACTSCGWCEQACPVFIENVPRLIDMRRYQVQVKADFPPEIQRVFEGIERQGNPWGLGQDRRDEWAEDLALPTWGDGGGPYEYLFFVGCAGSYDDKQKKVSRALVKIMREAGVSFATLSKQEMCNGETARRMGNEYLYQTMAKTNVEAWNSMGVKAVITQCPHCFNTIKNEYPEFGGEYRVINHTELINDLLREKRIKLSQVMNTKLTYHDPCYLGRHNGVYDAPREVLKAIPGLEVVEMQRSKREGFCCGAGGGRMWMEEHIGTRINHNRLNEAALTLKHAEDPTTPYPDAADKKKPGQVGDYKEKGGSGIVAVACPFCSTMLKDAVNDTGREENIKIKDITELVADALETRTGTAGGVTPGATLSAKPE; from the coding sequence ATGAGTCCCATCATCACCGGCCTATTGCTCGCCATCGCCATCCCCATCTTCGTGATGACCATGTCTGGTCGCGTGGGCGTGCTGCTCGCGATGAAGAAGGAGAACCGGCTCGACCACATCCCGCTGCGCGCCATGCGGTTGTTGCGTTTCGGGCTCGGCCAGAAGCGCATGGTGGACCCGGAGGAGTTCACGCCGGGGTTGATGCACGTGCTCATCTTCGCGGCGTTCCTGGTGCTGCAGGTGCGCACCATCATGATGTTCGCGATGGGCTTCTCCACCGGCGCGCTGGAGCTGTTCACGGACCTGAGCCATCCGTTCTGGCTGGACCAGCCGGCGCTCGCGGGGCTGTACCGCGTCTACCTGTTGATCAAGGACGTGGTGGCGGCGCTGGCGGTGGTGGCCTGCGGCTACTACGTGTGGACGCGCTGGAAGGTGAAGCCGGACCGCATGACGCAGTCCTGGGAGGCGTACCTCATCCTGGGCTTCATCTCCGGGCTGATGATTTCGGAGTTCATGTTCGGCGGCAGCCACATGGTGGCCGCGCAGGCCGCGGCGCAGGTGCCGGTGGCGGGCACGCAGGTGCCGGCGGCGCCGTCCGCGCTGGTGTGGTGGGAGCCGTTCACCAGCCTGGTGGGCATGGCGATGATGCCCCTGGGCGCCACGGCGGCGCACGTGCTGGGCACGGCGGGGTTCTGGATCCACCTCACCATCGTCCTGGCGTTCCTGAACTTCCTGCCCATCGGCAAGCACTTCCACATCATCACCGGCCTGCCCAACGTCTTCTTCCAGCGCACCCACTCCACCGGCAAGCTGCCCACGCCGAACCTGGAGAAGGAGGAGTTCGGCGCGGCGACGGTGAGGGACCTGACGTGGAAGCAGGGCCTGGACCTGTACTCCTGCACCGAGTGCGGCCGCTGCCAGACGCACTGCCCCACGTACATCACCGGCAAGCCGCTCACGCACAAGGGCGTCAACCAGGACCTGAAGCACTGGATCTGGGACCACGAGCACTGGGTGGAGGAGGGCTACGGCCCCAACCACGTGAAGGAGGCGCTGCCTGAAATCGTGGGCACCGCGCTCAAGTCCGAGACGGTGTGGGCCTGTACGAGCTGTGGCTGGTGCGAGCAGGCGTGTCCGGTGTTCATCGAGAACGTGCCGCGCCTCATCGACATGCGCCGCTACCAGGTGCAGGTGAAGGCGGACTTCCCGCCTGAAATCCAGCGCGTGTTCGAGGGCATCGAGCGCCAGGGCAACCCCTGGGGCCTGGGTCAGGACCGGCGCGACGAGTGGGCGGAGGACCTGGCGCTGCCCACGTGGGGCGACGGCGGCGGCCCGTACGAGTACCTGTTCTTCGTGGGCTGCGCGGGCAGCTACGACGACAAGCAGAAGAAGGTCAGCCGCGCGCTGGTCAAGATCATGCGCGAGGCGGGCGTGAGCTTCGCCACGCTGTCGAAGCAGGAGATGTGCAACGGCGAGACCGCGCGCCGCATGGGCAACGAGTACCTGTACCAGACGATGGCGAAGACGAACGTCGAGGCGTGGAACTCGATGGGCGTGAAGGCCGTCATCACCCAGTGCCCGCACTGCTTCAACACCATCAAGAACGAGTACCCGGAGTTCGGCGGCGAGTACCGCGTCATCAACCACACGGAGCTCATCAACGACCTGCTCCGCGAGAAGCGCATCAAGCTGTCTCAGGTGATGAACACGAAGCTCACCTACCACGACCCCTGCTACCTGGGCCGGCACAACGGCGTGTACGACGCGCCCCGCGAAGTGCTCAAGGCCATCCCCGGGCTGGAGGTGGTGGAGATGCAGCGCAGCAAGCGCGAGGGCTTCTGCTGCGGCGCGGGTGGCGGCCGGATGTGGATGGAGGAGCACATCGGCACGCGCATCAACCACAACCGCCTCAACGAGGCGGCGCTCACGCTCAAGCACGCCGAGGACCCGACCACGCCGTACCCGGACGCCGCGGACAAGAAGAAGCCGGGGCAGGTGGGCGACTACAAGGAGAAGGGCGGCTCGGGCATCGTCGCGGTGGCCTGCCCGTTCTGCTCCACGATGCTCAAGGACGCGGTCAACGACACCGGCCGCGAGGAGAACATCAAGATCAAGGACATCACCGAGCTGGTGGCCGACGCGCTCGAGACGCGCACCGGCACCGCCGGCGGCGTCACCCCTGGCGCGACGCTGAGCGCCAAGCCGGAGTAG
- a CDS encoding vWA domain-containing protein, translating into MKQTAWAVERDAEHGREVLLLVSLEADADAPRAPVAVNLAIDRSASMRGVPLLAAIQAAQALVERATPRDYLGLLTFDAEAEQVLPVRAMDATAKIQFLRALSRLESGEGTALHEAVERGAEAVRRVFVPGARPQVLMLTDGEPSVGPSHLPEFRALGGRIAESGVVMHALGLGRHYLPDILDALTAPAGTGFVHVDDPEGLPLAVAAMSAELFGEVASDARVYVLPTGFADLRCRHRYPARVEGDVMSAALGSVSQSFARRVLFAGRLEDSVGSAWSLGVTTSYVENGDSRRASVPLTRLEADSDAGRFVRAVSAELELVSAESAAWKALGRKQQDAAEQALEAADLALYKLARLGAPEVMPQRHMERLADLRRFVEKRAAQPQGLVMRRARSEVSRITLSRVGPSVAVPVLNPWKSED; encoded by the coding sequence ATGAAGCAGACGGCCTGGGCAGTGGAGCGTGACGCCGAGCACGGCCGCGAGGTGCTCCTGCTCGTCTCGTTGGAGGCGGACGCGGACGCGCCGCGCGCCCCCGTGGCGGTCAACCTGGCCATCGACCGCAGCGCGTCCATGCGGGGCGTGCCGCTGCTGGCGGCCATCCAGGCGGCGCAGGCGCTGGTGGAGCGGGCCACGCCGCGCGACTACCTGGGGCTGCTCACCTTCGACGCGGAGGCGGAGCAGGTGCTGCCGGTGCGCGCGATGGACGCCACGGCGAAGATCCAGTTCCTGCGCGCTCTCTCGCGGCTCGAGTCCGGCGAGGGCACCGCGCTGCACGAGGCCGTCGAGCGCGGCGCGGAGGCGGTGCGGCGCGTGTTCGTCCCCGGCGCCCGGCCGCAGGTGCTGATGCTCACCGACGGCGAGCCCTCCGTCGGGCCCTCCCACCTCCCGGAGTTCCGCGCGCTGGGCGGGCGCATCGCCGAGTCCGGCGTCGTCATGCACGCGCTCGGTCTGGGCAGGCACTACCTGCCGGACATCCTCGACGCGCTCACCGCTCCGGCGGGCACGGGCTTCGTCCACGTGGACGACCCGGAGGGACTGCCGCTGGCGGTGGCCGCCATGTCCGCGGAGCTGTTCGGCGAGGTGGCGTCGGACGCGCGCGTGTACGTGCTGCCCACGGGCTTCGCGGACCTGCGCTGCCGTCACCGCTACCCCGCCCGCGTCGAGGGTGACGTGATGAGCGCGGCGCTCGGCTCCGTGTCGCAGTCGTTCGCGCGCCGCGTCCTCTTCGCCGGCAGGCTCGAGGACTCCGTGGGCTCCGCGTGGAGCCTGGGCGTGACGACGTCCTACGTGGAGAACGGCGACTCGCGCCGCGCGAGCGTGCCGCTGACGCGCCTGGAGGCGGACAGCGACGCGGGGCGCTTCGTGCGCGCGGTGTCCGCGGAGCTGGAGCTGGTGTCCGCCGAGTCCGCCGCGTGGAAGGCGCTGGGGCGCAAGCAGCAGGACGCCGCCGAGCAGGCGCTGGAGGCCGCGGACCTCGCGCTCTACAAGCTGGCGCGGCTGGGCGCTCCGGAGGTGATGCCGCAGCGACACATGGAGCGGCTGGCGGACCTGCGTCGCTTCGTCGAGAAGCGCGCCGCCCAACCCCAGGGGCTGGTGATGCGCCGCGCCCGCTCGGAGGTGTCCCGCATCACCTTGAGCCGCGTGGGGCCCTCCGTCGCGGTGCCCGTGCTCAACCCCTGGAAGTCCGAGGACTGA